From Ascochyta rabiei chromosome 16, complete sequence, the proteins below share one genomic window:
- a CDS encoding [Formate-C-acetyltransferase]-activating enzyme yields the protein MGLLPRIRPPLSSTLAAPRLRPVHRGLHLAPPWLLDDYIPRYHLISSIDASKKRSLAHAHLSSCNLCPRLCGVNRYEKTGVCLIGAEKVKVNTIAPHFGEEPCLQGHNGSGSVFFSGCNLRCVFCQNHDIAHQRNGFDLTPEELAEWYMKLQDVGKVHNINLVTPEHVVPQVALSILHARDIGLRIPIVYNTSSFDSLESLRLLDGLVDIYLPDFKVWRDSTSKRLLKADNYTATAMESIKAMHKQVGDLCFTADGIAKKGVLVRHLVMPGMEDEGKEIMRWLAENVSKDMMVHIMEQYFPRAHVGKERRSGGNSKSNVVEPGGVQATASTKKELRYADINRPVDLNEVAAVKKAAEEAGLWRFAEAAKHGGFNI from the exons ATGGGCTTGCTACCACGAATTCGACCCCCATTGAGTTCTACCCTTGCTGCGCCTCGTCTACGCCCTGTGCATCGAGGCCTCCACCTTGCGCCGCCATGGCTTCTCGATGACTACATCCCGCGCTACCATCTCATCAGTTCCATTGACGCGTCCAAGAAACGATCCCTGGCTCACGCGCATCTGAGTAGTTGCAATCTTTGTCCGAGACTATGTGGAGTGAATCGCTATGAGAAAACGGGCGTCTGCTTAATAGGCGCGGAGAAGGTGAAAGTCAACACCATTGCACCGCACTTTGGAGAAG AACCATGTCTCCAGGGCCACAACGGATCTGGAAGCGTCTTCTTTTCTGGCTGTAACCTGAGATGT GTGTTCTGCCAAAACCATGACATTGCTCATCAACGTAATGGCTTCGATCTCACTCCGGAGGAGCTCGCGGAGTGGTACATGAAGCTACAGGATGTAGGAAAGGTGCACAACATCAACCTCGTTACACCCGAACATGTTGTCCCTCAGGTCGCTCTCTCCATTCTGCATGCCCGTGATATCGGTCTGCGAATACCCATCGTATATAACACATCCTCGTTCGATTCGTTGGAAAGCCTGAGACTTTTAGATGGGCTGGTGGACATCTACCTACCAGATTTTAAGGTGTGGAGAGACAGCACAAGCAAGAGACTGTTGAAAGCGGACAACTACACAGCGACAGCTATGGAGAGTATCAAGGCGATGCATAAGCAAGTCGGTGACCTCTGCTTCACCGCTGATGGCATTGCGAAGAAGGGTGTCTTGGTACGGCATCTTGTGATGCCGGGAATGGAAGACGAAGGCAAAGAGATAATGAGATGGCTTGCAGAGAATGTTTCGAAAGACATGATG GTGCATATTATGGAGCAGTACTTTCCTCGGGCTCACGTTGGCAAAGAGCGTCGCAGCGGCGGCAATTCAAAGAGTAATGTTGTCGAGCCCGGCGGTGTGCAAGCTACTGCAAGCACGAAGAAGGAACTGAGGTATGCAGACATCAACCGGCCAGTCGACCTAAACGAAGTAGCAGCTGTAAAGAAAGCAGCCGAAGAGGCAGGGCTGTGGCGCTTTGCCGAGGCTGCAAAGCATGGTGGTTTCAATATATGA
- a CDS encoding [Formate-C-acetyltransferase]-activating enzyme, producing the protein MADVTDLVEVVHQLKVERDTWKAVALQYKGAFEVQTARLRELQDICFATQAELENEHAQYRRLDPSLDGAPRDRLPSLNSTADHQDEPSFGTATLFSPSLIDVSWRFKPSESCCNPIFKRVQQFSTQQNYGTALVEIERLLRGPLSSKARAEGLLLKSSILQATGPDALYDALAACSEALEICDRMSELESLLPKIQYQRGIYYYQLRMLQQARDAFTAISKDNLLFERANEYRQSCDDELELLHIQKGRSAFDEKRSTSITDSFLAHLDVGSTHGRIRRTSAQFRLRATAKAKRMSLPHRWTSSRTDEAGSG; encoded by the exons ATGGCCGATGTTACCGATCTTGTGGAGGTTGTGCATCAGCTTAAGGTTGAACGAGACACCTGGAAAGCCGTTGCTCTCCAATACAAGGGCGCTTTCGAAGTGCAAACGGCTCGCCTGAGGGAGCTACAAGATATCTGCTTCGCTACGCAAGCAGAATTGGAGAACGAACACGCTCAGTATCGACGCTTAGATCCTAGTCTCGATGGCGCACCCCGCGATCGTCTGCCCAGCTTGAATAGCACAGCGGATCATCAAGATGAACCCTCTTTTGGTACAGCAACCTTATTTTCGCCGAGTCTAATCGATGTGAGTTGGCGATTCAAGCCTTCTGAGAGCTGTTGCAATCCCATCTTCAAGCGCGTACAGCAGTTTTCAACCCAGCAAAACTACGGTACAGCTCTGGTCGAAATTGAAAGGTTGTTACGAGGTCCGCTAAGCTCCAAAGCTCGTGCGGAGGGACTATTGTTGAAGAGCAGCATCTTGCAAGCGACCGGTCCTGACGCGCTCTACGATGCCCTTGCAGCTTGCAGTGAGGCTCTCGAAATTTGTGACCGTATGTCAGAGCTAGAGTCTCTGCTACCAAAGATCCAATACCAACGCGGCATCTACTATTATCAGCTTCGAATGCTCCAACAAGCACGAGATGCATTTACGGCGATCAGCAAAGACAACCTGCTATTTGAGAGGGCCAACGAGTACCGTCAGTCGTGCGATGACGAGCTTGAGTTGCTCCATATTCAAAAAGGTCGTTCCGCATTTGACGAGAAACGATCCACCTCGATCACCGATAGCTTTCTCGCGCATCTAGATGTCGGTTCGACACAT GGTAGAATTCGCCGCACGAGTGCGCAGTTTAGATTACGCGCCACCGCGAAGGCAAAGCGAATGTCACTTCCTCACAGATGGACGTCCTCAAGAACTGATGAGGCTGGATCTGGCTGA